The nucleotide sequence TATTAAACTAATTTTGTACAAATGTCCTTGCTGTATCAAAGTATTAAATAGTAgcttttagattttatttttaagtactGTCCATTGAGATCAGAGCCATGGGTCATGTTTTGCCATAATCTTTACATGATTTGTTTTTTAATAATTCACCTTTTGCAatttgggtatcactggcaaattatttaaaaaatagataATCCTTCCTAAACATGATCGTTAATACTAATATTCTGCACTTAGTCAGAATTTCTCTCTCCTCAATTATCTTAGCTTGGCCAGAAAAAATGGATACCTTGTCATATCATTGATCTGGAGACAGCCAGATCCACACTCCTAAATGTGGCATACAAAACACACAAGGAGAACAAAAGTGAGTAAAAGAGGAAATATAAATATTGTCTCGGAGCCAATACCATACTCCATCCCATATCCATTCCCAATTTTAGCATTACCTAAATTTAGcatttacctctcgttgtcttggtatagcagccagcataatcaaagaccccacccacccaggacattctctcttctcttccatcgggtagaagataccctgagggcacgtaccaccagacttaaggacagcttctaccccactgtgataagactattgaacagttcccttatacaatgagatggactatgacctcacgatctaccttgttatgaccttgcaccttattacactgcactttctctgtagctgtgacactttgtactgttattgtttttacctgtactacatcaatgtactctactaactcaatgtaactgcactgtgtaatgaattcatctgtacaatcggtttgtaagacaaacttttcactgtacctcggtacaagtgacaataataaaccaataccaatacattactGAACAGGTTGTTTTAAAATTCAGTAAAATGTTATTTGAATTTTTCTGGAAGCCTATTTGTGGCTATAATGAGCATATTCCTGAAGCtaaatttcaaaaaaatgttaaattctcTTTTCTTATGACCAGATGAGATAACATCAATTGCCCAGTGGGACTTCCTGTTTGTAACTATCTTTCAACACCAACACAACATTGGCAATTGTTTTCGGGTATTTCTGTGAGGGAAACAGTCACACAGAATTGTTTGCACTTTGGTAAATATTCAGCTGTATAATCTAAATTATGACTATTTTGTACAATGGGATAGAGTATGGTATTGGCTCCGAGTCCATATTTATATTTCCTCTTTTACTCACTTTTGTTCTCCTTGTGTGTTTCATATACCATATTTAGGAGAGTGGATCTGCCTGTCTCCACATCAATGATATGACAAGGTATCCATTTTTTCTGGTGAAGCTAAGATAATTGAGGAGAGAGAAATTCTGACTTGGGTTTCCTTCCAATGTCCTGGCATTTTATTGTAGAGCCAATATTTTCTCTGGGATTTATTTGTATAGTTAATAGCATAGACTTGGATGCATCATACTAAGTGGTCTAGACTGTTGGCAGTTTCAATAGTACCTTTGTTTGTAAGATGTGTCTATTTTGGCATACGAATCACATGTGTGGACAGGGGCTTGTACAGGAACTTTGAAGAGGCTCAAATATTGGTGAGGAATTTCTGTTTAGATTCTTGGAATTCCTTAATCCAGGGTTGAGTAGAGGGTATTATTGGATGTCACTGACAGAGTTAAAGATGCAATAACCTTAAATCATATTGTGTACACATTAAATTCAGGTGAATGTGTCCTTGTGTCCGTATCCAAGCTAGAATAGGGTGCCTTTTTTTCCCACATGGTTTAAATCAAGGAACTGCTGTGAAGTGCATTTTCTGCTCCACATTTGACAATCATTGCACACAGCTAAAAAAGATTTTAATCAGAGAggtgattttatacatttctacttTGTATATTAACACTTGGGAGCCTAAGGAAGGTGAAGTGACAGAACGTGgacattcctgcttttattttatataatgaTTAGTGTTAAGTGTGTGCTTCCTTACAAATTTCATACTGGAGGCCAGAAAGAATGGAACATTCCAAATTGATTGATTTGGAAATCTGGAAGCCTTGCTTTAGGTGACCTATTATGAGCACAAGAAAAAAGTGCTGGCAGAAACCCTGAATCATAGATGAGGTTTGCAACATTGGCACTAATGAAATAATGTGCTCTGATGGGTATAGATGAATGTTCTGAGTTTTCTGTGTATGAAATGTTCACGCTGTTTCTACATGAATAATGAAAATCATTCAATAACTCAGTTTATACATTTGGACTAAGGCTTTATCTGGCAAGAGTATTTCTTCAGTTTTCAGCACAGGAGCAAAGTGACTGTGATTTCAAATTCAGTCACCAGTGGCGATTGCGATGAAAAATTTCTAGCCAAAAATGACATTTGTTTATTAAGATGTCACCTTAGAAAGTGGCACCAGACCATGTTGGTGTCATTTACTAAGTATTATCTGAAGGCTTGGAAGTATACCTGGAATTCTGCAATTCTCTTGTGGAAAGGCCAGATGCCCTCTCCTGCCTGTGCTCCATCATGACTTGCTtcaacatttccaaatttccaCCAGTCAATTGTTGCAAATAATAAGCATCTCCCCTTTAAGAAGTGAAAGCTTGCCAGCTAGCTTCAACTGGTGATCATCAAATTGGACCAGTTGCACAGCAACTGTGTTTTTTGTACCACATGTCTCACTCCTCACAAGGAGGCAAGAGCAGAACTATTATGTGCATCCTGAAGCAGATCAAAGGATGAGGATTAATCATGTTTCACAATCCCATTGCACATTTCCCAATGTTGTCCAGTTTGGTTTTCCTCAGCCAGCAGAGGGGAAAATTCACTGGAGGTAATCCAGCTCCAATTTTATGCAAGCTCTAGCAATCTGCCATAAATCAGCTTTGGTAGTCGCAAACCCTATTCATTTAGGACactgtttaaaatgtatttttttctgccCTAATATTTCCTTTTGTTCAATGAGAAATTTTCTCTTATACAGCTCTTGCGAAGTACCATGGGATTTattactacattaaaggtgccatataaatcaAGATGTTGTTATTAATGCTGCCTTATTAACAAATATAGTTTGTAAATTCAGTCTTACAACAAATGCTTGAGAAACTTATTTGTATCTTAAAATGCGATCAGATGTAAACAGGTTACACTGGTTTTATTTTGCTTAGTTTGATGCCAAGCATTTGGTTTTTATCTTCTTTGCTGTACATAGTTATCTAAAAAAATGGCCATTTATTTCAGAATCTATACACATTGCAGTTAAACCTTGCACAACTTTTTGCTGTGTATGTCAAAAAATGTCCAAACATGGGTGGATGCGCCTTTCCTGCAGTCCAAGCACTTCAAAAAAAAGGAATTCTTCTGCAATATTCTTAATTAAAGATCAGATCAAACATATAGCAACAAGACTTGTTAGTTCTACTTTATTCATTTGCAACACtaaatgatctatgttctatattaaggGACAATGTaactgcaagttgttgttgcacAGATTATGCTCAATAGGAAGATGGACCTGTTTAGATGACTGCCCTCAGGTAAAAACATAAGTGCATAAGAGGTGCATGCGGTATATTTACATGAGAAGGAGAAGGACTGTCAAATAAATCTTTGTATTAGTGTGCTGCATTTAATGAAATGTTGAGTATTAGAACAGTACGAATAATTTCAGGACATATCTAATACTATTCCATTTCTTTTCTGGGCAAATGGAAGATAGTCCTTCTAAATACTAAAAGGCTTAATGTAATATTCATAATAACAGTAAATTATAGCAGCTTCTTTAAAAGTAATTGGGAATATTTTTCTGAGATTATCTCAGAGTTTTAATCCACCAAACATCCTGAATATTGATTTTAGTACACGTACTTATGCATCATTTATTTAAATCTTTACTtgtaatgtagacacaagagactgcagatgctggaatctggagcaacaaacaatctgctggaagaactcagcgggtcaagcagcatctgtgggaggaaaagaattgtcgacatttctttCGGGGCGAAAcccagggtttcaacctgaaccatcgacaattcctttcctcccacagatgctacttgacctgctgaattcttccagcagattgtttgttgcttgtgaTGTATCTTGTCTGCAGTACTTCAAAAATTCAAACACATAACAAACAATGTACTCTAAGGGAGTCCATAGCTCCTGACCTTAGCCTAGATACAACTAACACTGTTGTTTATCACATGAGGAAAAATatgatattttctaaatggattATTTTATGAAAGAACCATTCCTAGCTTTGTTGTCTCTTTGTATGGAAAGAGAGGTCACAGCACTCTGAGGTATTGCATGCTGTGTACCAACTACCACAACCTACAGATTTTGAAATAGATTTAAGATTCTTAATTTCACATTGGGGAAATAAATGATGGATATGTTTGTTTTCACATTGTGGTAATAGGAATGTTGCCAAAGCTAAATGTGAACTGGTGATTAAACTTACTAGCGAAAGGGTTGTCAAGCAGTTACACATATAATAACTCACTGGTTTGTAAATTAAGAAGACATCAAAGTCCACGTTGAAGACCAGTGAAAATTCAAGGCCTGGTTTAATACATTTCAGATTCATTTTAAGAAATACAGTAAGCTCCCATGTGCATTCTTCCTGGCATTACTCACTGGATGGTGATCAAAAGCAGGAAGCCTGAGTAAATTTTTTCCAGTCTGTAACTCAGGAATCTTATGCCAGTTACagtacccctcccaccccaaataAAACCATCTTGGTCCAGTCTTGATGGATCACTGCCACATCACACAAAGACATTTACCTTATGAAACACTCCACTGTGAGCTGTGACATTGGTTGAGTCCCATTCATTTTTAAATCTTGTACATTAACTTTGTCCATGTACACATCATTTGACAAATTTTTCCAGACTATTAGGTGTctccagctgctggaaatttTTAAAAGGGGTGTTCATTATCAAAAGAACACTGGCTGAAGCCATGAAATGCCTTCAATCACCTGCCTTACCAGCTCCCCTCTGGTGCAAGCAGCTGGACACTTTTAACAGTTATGTCTTTCAGAACTGAGTTGAGAGACACTTAGTGCTGTCAAGTTTCTCAGAATGATGGACATCTTCACCTCCATCCCAGAATATATTCTGTGCTCTCTTTTGCCAATAGTACCTGGCAAAAATTACAATAATAATAACTACATTATTACATTTGTAATACTTATAACATTAATTCTTTAACCACATCCCCTAAATTTTGTTATGAAACAACAAcgaaagaaacactccgagtcatgtgataagtgttaaaaactactttattaataactacttatgataataagaaaaataaaagtaaaaatgttagaatgttagaagtaaaaatgttaaaccttgaacattaaccccaaaactaaactcgtagtgtgtgtgtgtggcaaagtcccaaactccaagtccaggaatggttcttaaagttcagttccgcaagccataaggtgaaacctgagcaaaggcttcttcaacaaccaccgttgactgaagacaaaacgtagagagaaaatagagagaagttacgaaatccaaatgttccactttggaacccaaacgacgcctcagtgtttactcagcagtgattACTCTAccacatctgcctcaccccgaaaggctctcgaatcatggccgtccacacaaatacctgttttcttctacaggtcaacaacaaagtgaactccactgctttgttccgaagtatctgccaccccgaaaggccttcaaatcgtggccgtccacacaaatacctgtttcccactacaggttaatgacaaagtggactccactgctttgttccaaaaatccatacgtggattgtagtgacaggcacagttattgtttttcatccatcgatagagactagcaggctggtgtctctctctcttctcctctgactgactcctactgtctgcttcaaaaacatcattatgtccttatcttctgttgtcgtcatcacgccacacacacatacacacacaccactatgctctatcttaaagggacattcacctatagtaacctagtccgtaacagctATATAAAATCTACTAGGTATGCTCACAAGCAATTTTCATTGTGATTATTACATTCTCTTTGGTTGATTAGTGTTAGTCACCTTCACTGCCATCTCTGCAtcacaaaaatgattttttttggccACTGTATACAACTGCATATCTTCTCTGTTATTTCAGGGCATCAGGAGTGATGTAGATATAAATGTCATGCTTTTCCATTTCTGTATTATTTGATATCATTATAAATGATCCTCAAGAGATGAACATTATTCAAATATGCTCTCATTTAGAGCAAATAACATACTGAAGTGTCCACGTTTAAGTCACAGTGGTGTGGCACCTGCTGGCACTGTTGAATACCTTGTGATGCCTCACCTTGAAATGTTGCTAATGTCATGCATGACATATGAATTGCTCATGCAAAATGATTTCCCCTAAAAGTTATAGCCTCACTGCATCAAACCACGTGTTTGTGAAGCGGTTTGACTCATGCCATTGCTGCATTGTTATTTTGCATTGATTTCATTTGATGCAAAGTTTATTATTATCTCACAATTTATATTCCCAGCTTGGTCTCCTCTTACCTTGGCAATTTGTGAGGAGGGCCTCCCATGAGAAGCAGAGAATTATGAGGGAGGTCATGTGGTGAAATTAATTATGTGCTCTACATTTCCTGTACTCTGGGAACCACCTTTACATGAGCGATTGAACGCAGCAGGAATAGATGAGAGAACATTAATGAGAGGTAATTCCATGATACCTTGATCACATCTACTTGTTGTGAATGGAGTGAAGTGTGGTGCTTTTTCTACCTTACTTCATCCATTCTGGCCCATTGTGTATTGTGACTGGGTCAATCGATGCAATGACTTAAAATGACCTTCATGTGGAACCTCactggatcagaatcaggtttattattgctgacaaATGTCgccaattttgttgttttgtggcagcagtttagtgcaagacataaaaattactataagtttaaaaaataaataaatagtgcaagagaggaataatgaggtagtgttcatgggttcacggaccattcagaaatctgatggcggaggggaagaagttgttcctgaaacattgagtgtgggtcttcaggctcctgtataatggtagtaatatgaagagggcatgccttggattgtgagggtccttaatgatggatgctgccttcttggggcaccacctcttgaagatgtcctcagtgacggagagggttgtgcctgtgatggagctgactgagtctacaaccctctgcagcttctttcgatcctgcacattggagcctccataccaggcggtgatgcaaccagtcagaatgctctccaccatacctcTATAGAAATATGCAatggtctttggtgacataacaaatctcctcaatctcctaatgaagtagagccactggcatgccttcttcatgattgcatcaatgtgttgggcccaagatagatcctctgagatgttgatgctcaggaacttgaagctgctcaccctttccactattgacccctcaatgaagattggtgtgtgttctcctgacttccccttcctgaggtccacaatcaattccttggtcttgctgacgttgagtgcgaggttgttgttgcgacaccactcaaccagccgatctatcttgctcctgtacacctcctcatcaccatctgagattctgacaacatcagtggtgtcatcggcaaatttatagatggcgtttgagctgtgcctagccacacagtcgtgagggtagagagagcagagcagtgggcttaAGCACACATCCTTAAGGTGCTGAATGATTGTGGAATTTATTGATTTAAAACTTTAGGCCCTGAAATGCCCATTTTAGGCCCATACTTACCAAATGGCAACCTGATCAGTATGTTATGTGCATCACCTTCAGCTGCTATACCTATAGTGGGATCGAGCCATATAGGTTGCTGATCAGTAGTTTAAAAGAGATCAAGATTTTGAGCACATTTGCAGAATGGAGTTGAACTGAGGGAAGTACAATTTGTGTAGGGGTCAAAATTCTTCATTTGAGGTTCCACTCATGAGGAGAAATGGAGATGAAGCTTGGCATTTCAGCAATTGGATCAAGGATTTGATCATTAATGATATACAATCCAGTGGTTCCCAACCAGGGTGACCTCCAGAAGGTTGAGTGGAGGGGTCACCAAAGATTACAGGAGTCCATCAGCCTTTCAGAATATTGGGATAatttagtttaaaacaaaatcacaaagataaacaaaaataaaagtataCTCAATCCTTAAGGCTGATAGTTGTTCCTGGAAATCCCCAGGACAGCCCCAGCTCTTTAATAGGATCAGCCTGTGACATCAGGAACCCTAATGGGCAGCGTGAATTTCCTTACCAAGCATGATTATGTGAGGCTTTCATTGAGAGAGGCTGGGAACTGCTGAAAAATTCTAACTATAACTGGTTGTCGTCCTGTGACATTATTCACAAGTAGTGAAGAGCAATTCTACTTGTTGGATGGAGTAGTGGTAGAGAGTGGCAAATAATTGCACTTGGGCAAGAGACTAAATTCCATCTCCATATTAAAGTCATAAAGACTATCCTTGCATTATGTATATTTTTGATTTAACATTATTTATAGCAAGCTTGATGGTATTTTAGGAATAGATTAGTAGAATCCAACTCTTTTTCTACTAATCACTATCATTTTTGCAAATTTCGATCATTGAGTCTCTACGGTATAAAATGTTAATGCTATATTCCTGAGATACGCACTCATCACTGTTGACAGGGTGTATTTACAGTGTGACAATTTTACATTGGCAGTTTTTGTTACCAATATCAAATTATGATGGATAAGATTATTACAAAGATATGACAAAAGATAATAAGATTTTGTGTACAAAAACGTATACAGATGTATTTTTGTAATATGTTACGGATGCAGAACAAACCTCAGTACCCATTACACCAATCAGAATCACTATTTGATGGATGATGCTAACATGAGAAGATCATTAGTCGGCCTTATTAGAGTCAGCGACAGTTGTATTTTTCTAAGAATAATGATTAAACAAGGTGAATCTTCAGCTTTATCAGTACTATAAAACTGATTTTATTCTCAACGTATTTACCTCCCAAAACAGCGTGCAAACAGGAGAAGAGAAAACCAATCCATCAATTTCAATCACTATGCCAACAAGAAGAGTGCAGCAGAAAGCATGCTGGATGTCGCATTATTAATGGCAAATGCATCTCAGCTCAAAGCAGTGGTTGATCAAGGATCCAGCTTCAGTTACTatgtgcctctcatcattctcATTGGAATGTCGCTCGTATTTCAAGTTATCGTGGGCATCTTATTAATATTCATTGGTGAGTTAATGCTGAATTACATTAAGATCATTACATTTTGAACATATGTCTGTTATTTGTACACCACATGAATTCCTGATGTAGAAATTAACAATATAATGGGATGATCATGGAAGAGAATTTGTAGGCAAAATTTGTCACAAATGTTTTCGAATTCTTTATATATAAATGAATAGCACGTTATTACTAAGTGGCTTCAGTCTATCATTGATGAAGAAATTACcgtagaactatagaacaatacagcacaatgcaggcccttcggcccaccatgttgtgccaaccttcaaatcactcctaagactatctaaccccttcctcccacatatccctcgatcctaaattcctccatatgtttatctaacaatctcttgaacttgaccaatgtatcagcctccaccaccaacccaggcagcgcattccatgcaccaaccattctctgggtgaaaaaccttcctctgacgtctcccttgaacttcccacccattatcttaaagccatgccctcttgtattgagcattggtgccctgggaaagaggcgctggctgtctactctatctattcctcttaatattttgtatacctctatcatgtctcccctcatcctccttctctccaatgagtaaagccctagctcctttagtctctcctcataatccatactctctaatccaggcagcatcctggtaaatttcctctgcaccctttccaatgcctccacgtccttctaaaaatgaggcgaccagaactggacacagtactctaagtgtgggctaaccagagttttgtaaagctgcatcattacttcacggctcttaaactcgatcccacgacttatgaaagctaacatcccataagctttcttaactaccctatccacctgtgtggcaactttcagtgatctgtggatatgaacccccagatccctctgctcctctacactgcccagaatcctgccatttaccttgtactccaccttggagtttgtccttccaaagtgtaccacctcacacttctccgaattgaacATTACGTTGAAAACAATTACGTTGAACATCTGCTCAAACTTTTTATGAATAGGATAGAttgtgaggaagaacttttttttaaaagcagaattCCAATTGTAAAAGCCAGTAAAATCACATTTTCAATGTGTCCCACTATTTCCTCCTTCTTCCTGAAGGCTCCCATTCacctgaatggtggagaaggtctTCAATTTACTGGAGCGTTCCTAGCTGTGGGACAGAAGTGCAGACTTCACCACTATCTGGAGATCAAAGATCCAGCTCTGAATTCTGCACGACATGCAGTAGGCTACCCATATTCAGTAGTTTTGCGTGGCAGCCCTAATTGTATGAATAATGGAAGCTTATAGGATTTATTAGTCTTCCATTGTACAAGATGAAACATCCTGTTACATTGCAGACTGCAAACTTATGAATTCTTTCCCATTTGATACTATAGAAGAGCATAAAGATATATGAAAACAACACCAGTGGCCATCTTTTGTAAGCACTAACAAGTTAACTAAACATTTAGGTTATTTGAGATGAGCCTGATAATCAAACTGGttttattcttttcctttctAAATCCGTGGAAGCTGAGGTCAAGCTCTACACTGCGGTTAATATAACCTCGTGCATGGAATTAAAGCTactgtctgaaataaaagcagaaattctcAACAGGTCGGTTAgcatcagatgaagggtcattaacttgaaacattagtTCTCTCCACATAGTTTGCCTGACCAGCTAAGTagagcaatttctgtttttattttagatttctgccaTTTGAAGTTTCTTACTTTTCAAATTCTAGGGCTAGTGTCTTTTGGTCTGCACAGCTCATCACCATTATTCATTTCACGTTTAAAGGAAATCTCCATTCTATTGAAGTGGGAGCTGATTAATTGCTGTTGACAAAGAGTGGTTGTATGGTGAAGTTAAAGAAAGTGTAAAATATAATTTGGTTGCTGTTTAAAATCATTAAGCCTCATGAAATTGGTCAATATGAAAGGGTGTTTTATTTCACTTCAAATAATGTGAATGTAGAATCTTTCCAAAATGGATACATTTGCAGTTCTAAAAACATGAACACCATCAGCCTTTGCTGCACCCAAATACAGCTGCATTATAAGATAAAATGTGAAAGTACGGCATATGCATTCTCCAGTGTAGATTACTTTACCATAATGTCTACATTGTTTTTAACTGAATTGGGTAAGTGCTCTGCCCGATTCTGCTAGATAAATAAGGTTCGAGTGTTGTGCAAGGCCACAGCAGTTTCTTGCTAGCAAAGTAAACAACAACTTCATGGATTTGGACTAGGAACCAAATAAAGCATTGCTATGTTCTGATCTTGGCCATGGTTTGGGAGgcactgggtgggtttcctcagggCTTGCTTGCTATGGAAGTTGGAACCCTGTTCAAAACTAATACAGTTAACAGAATCTTAACAGTGAGTCAAAAGTTCTTATTGATACTTATTCAGGTGCAAAGTCCACTTAACCCTTGGAAATTGATCCAATGACTATTTGTTTCTACAAGTAAAATATAGCAATGAAAGGGAGAAAATGCCCGAATTTTGCAGGCAGTAGTGAAGCAACAGTGCTCACAGGGGTCTTTGAAGAAAATGTCCTGCTAAGATCAAGCAATCTCTGTGGCTGGAACTCCCCCTTTGATGACACCAGTTGTTGGCAGGCATCAGTTCATAGGAATTCCTGGCATTCAGCAGCTTTGATGTCATCAAGATGGCTGAGCAGCCACTCCAGAGGCTTCTCATAATATATCACAAATTAAAAAGtacaatttttaaattaactttataAATATTATAAACATCAGAacatataaataaaattaaagtgaaaCCTAAAATATTGTGATTAACCCtactttaaaaaatgttaaattttcttATGTTTTAATATAGTTAAGATAGGGAATTGCAATAAACATAcattgggacagaatttgttaattaTGGTCTGGCATGTCTCTAAGAAGCCATTTAGACCTCAAGCAACACTATCTGTGATATTCCAAGTGATTTACAAAAAGGTGTGTTTGTGAATACCCAAGCCTGCAAACTGCACAGCCTGTGGAGGATGGCTGCATCACTGACAGCCACATGTGCATGGAAACACTAACATTAATGTCAGTTTCATGAAGCCATGACGGTGAGTGCAAAAAGATTTCCCATCACCACCACTGCAAAATCTGGAACACTGTGTTTCTAAAAATAACAAAGTTATGCTCTTAAAATTATCTGGAATTAGGATGATGGATTAGAAATTCATCTGCACAATGCCACAGAACGGCCTTTCTTGGTTGAAACTAGCTTATAGCACAATGATGCAATCTTGTGCATTATTATAGACATCAGAAGTCACTAACACCATCTGCTGACTTTTGAATATGGTTTTCATGTTTGCTTGCATCGTTTTTCCATTGTTGAACTTGTCCAAGTGACATCAATAGAAGTACAGTGTCCAAAATGATGTTTCTCCATGTCTGAAAAATGACAGTCACTGTTCACTTACAAAAGAGTCAGCTTTTACGGACTTTTGGAAGGCGTAAAAGCATTACTTAAAAAACCACTCAGATTAGATCTGTATTCATGGCCaaactgtggcacaccactctaCCCTCTGACAGCTGACTCTGCACACTGCTTACATTGAAGACTCAAATACTTACTCAAATACTCTGTTATAACCAAAAATATCGAAACTAAAGATAGTAAAATTGCTTATAATTatttaaagtggaaaagggtgctTAAaatgaacgtaggtcccttggaagatgagaagggggaattaatattgggtaatacgga is from Pristis pectinata isolate sPriPec2 chromosome 6, sPriPec2.1.pri, whole genome shotgun sequence and encodes:
- the ninj1 gene encoding ninjurin-1 isoform X1, which gives rise to MESENIELNGGRMGGNGERANRRRENQSINFNHYANKKSAAESMLDVALLMANASQLKAVVDQGSSFSYYVPLIILIGMSLVFQVIVGILLIFIVKYDLNDPRKQGKLDILNNITTGLVFIIVIVNIFITAFGVQRPL
- the ninj1 gene encoding ninjurin-1 isoform X3 — translated: MESENIELNGGRMGGNGERANRRRENQSINFNHYANKKSAAESMLDVALLMANASQLKAVVDQGSSFSYYVPLIILIGMSLVFQVIVGILLIFIDFIPGRQKCDQTGNSN